In Daphnia magna isolate NIES linkage group LG5, ASM2063170v1.1, whole genome shotgun sequence, the sequence AGATTTTTGTTTGGCGCCAGACAGGCGCCAAAAATCTGTCAACGCCGGGGCTATGCAATGGAGGCGTAAAGGCGTGTGTTGACGTGTGTAGACGTTTAAGGCAGTTCGAAAAGTATTATGTGATTATTGTGCAATATAACATTTTGAGTTTGGATTGTTGAAGTCTGTATCGCCAGACTGCGCTTGTTTGAGTCGTCtttgttttgaaatttgtACGTGGGTGAGGTGGCCGGATTTTAGAATCCAGCCTGCaggtaaaatttcaaaaattcaatgtGCGTAACAATCCCATAATGTTATGTCAACCCCCTCTGGCGATTATGCAACGCTTACACATATCTGTGTTGGTGAATTCTTTCCATTCAGACAAGTGAGCCTAAGATGACGAGCAGTAGTCCAACCAGTGCAGATGCCTGCCTCAGTATCGTTCACAGTTTAATGTGCCATCGACAAGGAGGGGAGAGTGAGAGTTTCTCAAAGCGTGCCATTGAGAGCCTTGTCAAAAAGttaaaggtaaaaatgtttttttttttttttcatgtctttAGAGTGTGAACTAATTTTCTGATCTTCTTTCAGGAAAAGAGGGATGAACTTGACAGTTTGATTACTGCCATTACAACCAACGGAGCTCATCCAAGCAAGTGTGTCACCATTCAGAGGACATTAGATGGAAGACTTCAGGTCATTAGTAGAATACTCTCCATTGCTAGAATTCATTAACCAGATACTAAGTAATCTAACTTAATTTAGGTGGCTGGAAGAAAAGGTTTCCCACATGTCATATATGCCAGAATTTGGAGATGGCCTGATTTGCATAAAAATGAGCTGAAACATGTCAAGTTTTGTCAATTTGCATTTGATTTGAAGTGTGATTCAGTTTGTGTGAACCCATATCATTATGAAAGGGTTGTTTCACCTGGAATTGGTAAGCTATTTAAGCATTTTGAGACTGGTAGCTTTAttgccttctttttcttttccagatCTCTCTAGCCTCAGCTTACAACCATCTGGTGGAGCGTCGTCATCTAGCGCAATGGTAAAGGATGAATATCTTTCGCGAAGCATGGACGTGGATGGCAGTGGAGGTGGTCAGCCTCAGATGGGTATGGGAATGTCGACACCTGGGGTGTCAGGAGTTGTCCCACAAATGCCTCCTACAATGCAACAACAACCTCCTCAAACTATACAGCATCATGGTCCTCCACCTACACCGACCTTCACTTCCATGATGCCACATCCGTCTCAGAATCAAGGGCAATGTAATGAATTTTCATATGGCAACTTCTGTCGATGTCGAAAGACATAACGAACGTTTTTGTCATAGTGCCACCTAGTAGTCCGACTAGCCCGCCGCACAATATGCAGCAggtgcaacaacaacagcagcaggtTCAACAGCAGCAGGTTCAACAGCAGCAGGTTCAACAGCAGCAGGTTCAACAGCAGCAGGTTCAGCAACAGCAGgttcagcaacagcaacacaGTATCCCGACGCCCACACCTCAAGGGGCCTCATCGTCGAGTAGTGGACAGGTCTTTTTTGGCAACGACATGCCATCAAGTCagtattttcttcttctgggaattttaaaacaaaaaaacctgtACTAATTTGTCggtgaaatatttttttttaggctcTGCGGGCTTGATCCCTATGTCACCGCATAACCTCCAACAGAATGGATTTCAACCACTCAATTCTCAAAATACGGTTGGTCAGCAGCAGAGCTATGCTCCTCCGCAAGGTGTACCTCCACCTATGGCCGTTGCAATGAACAATCAGCCGGTCGTCGGATCGGGCTCGGTATCGTGTCCTCCTAGCGGTGCCGGTGTAAGTGGACAGGGTACATGGACTGGGAATAGCACGTTAACCTACACGCAAACTATGCAACCTCCCGATCCAAGGAATCATCACCCGAGCTACTGTATGTCATGAATAACCCATTGCACTCACGATAACGTAAATTAAACTTCAGCTTCAACAGGGCCTCACCAAACTCCTACTGTGCAGCAACATGATTTAGGAGTACAAACCCCTCTGTCGTCGCAACCAGTACCAGAGTTCTGGTGCTCGGTTGCATATTTTGAGTTAGACACGCAGGTTGGTAAAGGAAACACACACAATTACGATCTCGATTACTGTCTAAATTACAATTTGCCTTGT encodes:
- the LOC116922575 gene encoding mothers against decapentaplegic homolog 4 isoform X1 — encoded protein: MTSSSPTSADACLSIVHSLMCHRQGGESESFSKRAIESLVKKLKEKRDELDSLITAITTNGAHPSKCVTIQRTLDGRLQVAGRKGFPHVIYARIWRWPDLHKNELKHVKFCQFAFDLKCDSVCVNPYHYERVVSPGIDLSSLSLQPSGGASSSSAMVKDEYLSRSMDVDGSGGGQPQMGMGMSTPGVSGVVPQMPPTMQQQPPQTIQHHGPPPTPTFTSMMPHPSQNQGQLPPSSPTSPPHNMQQVQQQQQQVQQQQVQQQQVQQQQVQQQQVQQQQVQQQQHSIPTPTPQGASSSSSGQVFFGNDMPSSSAGLIPMSPHNLQQNGFQPLNSQNTVGQQQSYAPPQGVPPPMAVAMNNQPVVGSGSVSCPPSGAGVSGQGTWTGNSTLTYTQTMQPPDPRNHHPSYWPHQTPTVQQHDLGVQTPLSSQPVPEFWCSVAYFELDTQVGETFKVPSSCPTVTVDGYVDPSGGDRFCLGALSNVHRTDQSERARLHIGKGVQLDLRGEGDVWLRCLSDHSVFVQSYYLDREAGRAPGDAVHKIYPSAYIKVFDLRQCHGQMQQQAATAQAAAAAQAAAVAGHMPGSNNVPGMPPPISLTAAAGIGVDDLRRLCILRLSFVKGWGPDYPRNSIKETPCWIEVHLHRALQLLDEVLHTMPIDGPRPHE
- the LOC116922575 gene encoding mothers against decapentaplegic homolog 4 isoform X2, whose translation is MTSSSPTSADACLSIVHSLMCHRQGGESESFSKRAIESLVKKLKEKRDELDSLITAITTNGAHPSKCVTIQRTLDGRLQVAGRKGFPHVIYARIWRWPDLHKNELKHVKFCQFAFDLKCDSVCVNPYHYERVVSPGIDLSSLSLQPSGGASSSSAMVKDEYLSRSMDVDGSGGGQPQMGMGMSTPGVSGVVPQMPPTMQQQPPQTIQHHGPPPTPTFTSMMPHPSQNQGQLPPSSPTSPPHNMQQVQQQQQQVQQQQVQQQQVQQQQVQQQQHSIPTPTPQGASSSSSGQVFFGNDMPSSSAGLIPMSPHNLQQNGFQPLNSQNTVGQQQSYAPPQGVPPPMAVAMNNQPVVGSGSVSCPPSGAGVSGQGTWTGNSTLTYTQTMQPPDPRNHHPSYWPHQTPTVQQHDLGVQTPLSSQPVPEFWCSVAYFELDTQVGETFKVPSSCPTVTVDGYVDPSGGDRFCLGALSNVHRTDQSERARLHIGKGVQLDLRGEGDVWLRCLSDHSVFVQSYYLDREAGRAPGDAVHKIYPSAYIKVFDLRQCHGQMQQQAATAQAAAAAQAAAVAGHMPGSNNVPGMPPPISLTAAAGIGVDDLRRLCILRLSFVKGWGPDYPRNSIKETPCWIEVHLHRALQLLDEVLHTMPIDGPRPHE
- the LOC116922575 gene encoding mothers against decapentaplegic homolog 4 isoform X3 — its product is MTSSSPTSADACLSIVHSLMCHRQGGESESFSKRAIESLVKKLKEKRDELDSLITAITTNGAHPSKCVTIQRTLDGRLQVAGRKGFPHVIYARIWRWPDLHKNELKHVKFCQFAFDLKCDSVCVNPYHYERVVSPGIDLSSLSLQPSGGASSSSAMVKDEYLSRSMDVDGSGGGQPQMGMGMSTPGVSGVVPQMPPTMQQQPPQTIQHHGPPPTPTFTSMMPHPSQNQGQLPPSSPTSPPHNMQQVQQQQQQVQQQQVQQQQVQQQQVQQQQHSIPTPTPQGASSSSSGQVFFGNDMPSSSAGLIPMSPHNLQQNGFQPLNSQNTVGQQQSYAPPQGVPPPMAVAMNNQPVVGSGSVSCPPSGAGVSGQGTWTGNSTLTYTQTMQPPDPRNHHPSYWPHQTPTVQQHDLGVQTPLSSQPVPEFWCSVAYFELDTQVGETFKVPSSCPTVTVDGYVDPSGGDRFCLGALSNVHRTDQSERARLHIGKGVQLDLRGEGDVWLRCLSDHSVFVQSYYLDREAGRAPGDAVHKIYPSAYIKVFDLRQCHGQMQQQAATAQAAAAAQAAAVAGHMPGSNNVPGMPPPISLTAAAGIGVDDLRRLCILRLSFVKGWGPDYPRNSIKETPCWIEVHLHRALQLLDEVLHTMPIDGPRPHE